A DNA window from Pseudoalteromonas spongiae UST010723-006 contains the following coding sequences:
- a CDS encoding BatD family protein: MVSRLVVLVSLVLLPLQAIAALTASVDRNPVLAGEFFNLTIRAEQNVKGEQPDTTPLLKNFVVGPTSVRSNTSIINGQVNHTTQWQVELMARNPGTYEIPSFSVANMQSNPLSVKVVPSSTADNQSKDVYIETSMQSDTLYVQQAGVYTVKLFLANDLTEGQLGSPELETANVSQLGKQKESYEIIDGIRYLIIERNYLIQPQKSGQYTIKSPYFKGRIRDNYRTRAASAVGKDIQLTIKPIPQSSSGNWLPSELVTLNEEWQPEKQSYQIGEPITRTITVTALGITKEQLPEINLPTINGVRSYSDQAESNNLVRNGKVISQKVESFALMPQAPGSYTLPEVRVPWFNIITNRTEYATLPERKLTVVGDPNFVQPAISAPIQNNALPESTQTNTANQTTFETPFYYWPLVFLGYVLWLITLVIWWIKRKPATQTGNNDVTPKQSITPLPELKEALKQNNQRAFYHQLVKLCKLHTGSADLTKLNNMVNNSQFAESVNHLQANLYAGKNHAVDLKFIYQQINNLNKKTKSENELTQLY; the protein is encoded by the coding sequence ATGGTAAGTCGCTTAGTTGTTTTAGTTAGCCTTGTATTACTGCCTTTGCAAGCGATAGCAGCACTCACTGCCAGTGTTGATCGCAACCCAGTATTAGCCGGTGAATTCTTTAATTTGACAATTCGTGCTGAACAAAATGTAAAAGGTGAACAGCCCGATACCACACCACTCTTAAAAAACTTTGTAGTGGGTCCTACATCAGTGCGCAGCAACACCAGCATAATTAACGGCCAAGTAAATCACACCACACAGTGGCAAGTGGAATTAATGGCACGTAACCCTGGCACGTATGAAATACCCAGCTTTTCTGTTGCCAACATGCAATCTAATCCGCTTAGCGTTAAAGTCGTGCCATCGTCAACCGCTGATAATCAGAGCAAAGATGTGTATATCGAAACAAGCATGCAAAGCGATACGTTATACGTGCAGCAAGCTGGCGTATATACCGTTAAATTATTCCTTGCTAACGACTTAACTGAGGGGCAATTAGGCTCTCCAGAGCTAGAAACCGCTAATGTATCCCAGCTTGGTAAACAAAAAGAGAGTTACGAAATTATTGATGGCATTCGCTATTTAATTATTGAGCGTAATTACCTTATTCAACCGCAAAAAAGCGGTCAATACACTATCAAGTCACCCTACTTTAAAGGCCGAATTCGCGACAATTACCGCACTCGTGCGGCAAGTGCTGTGGGTAAAGATATTCAGTTAACGATTAAACCTATTCCACAAAGTAGCTCTGGCAACTGGTTACCAAGTGAACTTGTTACCTTAAATGAAGAGTGGCAACCAGAAAAGCAGAGTTATCAAATTGGTGAACCAATTACCCGTACCATTACTGTTACGGCACTTGGCATTACCAAAGAACAATTGCCTGAAATCAATTTACCTACAATTAACGGCGTGCGCAGCTATTCAGATCAAGCGGAAAGCAATAACCTAGTACGAAATGGTAAAGTTATTTCACAAAAAGTTGAGTCATTTGCGCTTATGCCTCAAGCTCCGGGCAGTTATACTTTGCCTGAGGTTCGCGTACCTTGGTTTAACATTATTACCAACCGCACTGAGTACGCCACACTTCCGGAGCGCAAGTTAACTGTGGTTGGTGACCCTAACTTTGTGCAACCAGCCATCTCTGCGCCAATTCAGAACAACGCGTTACCTGAAAGTACGCAAACAAACACAGCGAATCAAACCACGTTTGAAACCCCATTTTACTACTGGCCGCTAGTTTTTCTGGGCTATGTATTGTGGTTAATCACCTTAGTTATTTGGTGGATAAAACGCAAACCGGCAACGCAAACAGGCAATAACGATGTAACGCCTAAGCAAAGCATAACCCCCTTGCCTGAACTCAAAGAAGCGTTAAAACAAAATAATCAACGCGCATTTTATCATCAATTAGTAAAACTGTGTAAGCTACATACAGGCAGCGCAGATTTAACTAAACTCAACAATATGGTGAACAACTCGCAATTTGCTGAGTCGGTAAATCACTTACAAGCAAATTTATACGCCGGTAAAAATCACGCGGTCGACCTAAAGTTTATTTACCAGCAGATAAATAATTTAAATAAAAAAACCAAAAGCGAGAATGAGTTAACCCAACTCTATTAA